In one window of Ovis aries strain OAR_USU_Benz2616 breed Rambouillet chromosome 5, ARS-UI_Ramb_v3.0, whole genome shotgun sequence DNA:
- the LOC101103895 gene encoding olfactory receptor 2T27-like: protein MHWFLFSMVVVIYTLAMASNAAMVLLIWADARLHTPMYFLLSQLSFLDIFFTSVTVPKMIAGFLFGWMSISFGGCGAQMFFFMFLGAAECILLALMAYDRYVAICNPLRYPRLMSRQTCLLLVAASWLGGSLNASIQTALTLQFPYCGSRKIAHFFCEVPSLLRLACADTAAYEQVLFVTGVVVLLVPIAFITTSYALILAAVLRMHSVEGRKKALATCSSHLAVVSLFYGPLVYTYMLPASYHSPGQDDVVSIFYTVLTPMLNPVIYSLRNKEVTGAMKKVIGKCGVGRTV from the coding sequence ATGCACTGGTTCCTCTTCAGCATGGTGGTGGTCATCTACACACTCGCCATGGCCAGCAACGCTGCCATGGTCCTCCTGATCTGGGCAGATGCCCGGCTCCACACACCCATGTACTTCCTCCTCAGCCAGCTATCCTTCTTGGACATCTTCTTCACCTCAGTCACTGTCCCCAAGATGATAGCAGGCTTCCTCTTTGGATGGATGAGCATCTCATTTGGAGGCTGCGGAGCACAAATGTTTTTCTTCATGTTCCTGGGGGCTGCAGAGTGCATCCTGCTGGCCctcatggcctatgaccgctacgtggccatctgTAATCCTCTGCGCTACCCACGGCTCATGAGTCGCCAGACCTGCCTGCTCCTGGTGGCTGCCTCCTGGCTGGGAGGGTCACTCAACGCCTCCATCCAGACTGCGCTGACCCTGCAGTTCCCCTACTGCGGCTCACGGAAGATTGCACACTTCTTCTGCGAGGTGCCTTCACTGTTGAGGTTGGCCTGTGCTGACACGGCTGCCTATGAGCAGGTGCTCTTTGTGACGGGTGTGGTGGTCCTCCTGGTGCCCATTGCCTTCATCACCACCTCCTATGCCTTAATCCTCGCAGCTGTGCTCCGGATGCACTCTGTGGAGGGGCGTAAGAAGGCCCTAGCCACCTGCTCCTCCCACTTGGCAGTCGTCAGCCTCTTCTATGGGCCCCTTGTCTACACTTACATGTTACCTGCATCCTACCACTCTCCTGGCCAGGATGACGTAGTATCCATCTTCTATACAGTCCTCACACCCATGCTGAATCCTGTCATCTACAGCCTCAGGAACAAGGAAGTAACAGGAGCA